In Wenyingzhuangia fucanilytica, the following are encoded in one genomic region:
- a CDS encoding sulfatase — MKIQLVFISFLMLVSSCKSEENKKNTTQKKQPNILFIAIDDLRPEIGAYGSEIAVTPNLDKLASDGIIFNRAYCQEAICSPSRASLMTGARPETINVIENYTYFRDANPDIITLPQHFWANGYETTSTGKIYHNIAFGDGELSWSRKPAVEKMTIKKAHTPGGFALSENQEMFRKNMADMIAKYGKDAPRNGLGKGPAYENAEVPDTFYEDGYNAELAIVTMKDMLEKNPNKPFFLGMGMKKPHLDWLAPKKYWDMYNPEDIQLASQTTGPENGAAMGLHPSFELRARYGIPKKGPIDDEMARTLKHAYLACVSYIDAQIGKMINALDEAGIRDNTIIIVWSDHGWHLGDMGIWGKATNYEIGTRVPLMIWTPDMPKENRGKTSEALVELVDMYPTLCELAGIEQPKHLEGQSFAPLLTTPNKPWKQAVFSQFPNPALREWAANPLSKGMRETYFGPLIKEQETKIKKQQGDKWDRDLFENRLMGYAMRTDQYRIIIWKDYQNPEKEPLFIELFDHQKDPKETKNIAKENPEIVKSLIAQFNKGWKGNLAK; from the coding sequence ATGAAAATACAACTTGTATTCATAAGTTTTTTAATGCTAGTAAGTAGCTGTAAATCCGAGGAAAATAAAAAAAATACAACTCAAAAAAAACAACCTAATATACTTTTTATTGCCATTGATGATTTACGCCCAGAAATTGGTGCCTATGGTTCAGAAATAGCGGTTACCCCTAACTTAGATAAACTAGCTAGTGATGGTATCATTTTTAACAGAGCTTATTGTCAAGAAGCTATTTGTAGTCCTTCAAGGGCGAGTTTAATGACAGGTGCAAGACCTGAAACCATTAATGTAATAGAAAACTACACTTATTTTAGAGATGCAAATCCAGATATCATAACATTACCTCAACATTTTTGGGCCAATGGATATGAAACAACTTCTACAGGAAAAATATACCATAACATAGCATTTGGAGATGGCGAATTATCGTGGAGTAGAAAACCTGCTGTAGAAAAAATGACCATTAAAAAAGCACATACTCCTGGTGGTTTTGCACTTTCTGAAAATCAGGAAATGTTTAGAAAAAACATGGCAGATATGATTGCTAAATACGGTAAAGATGCACCAAGAAACGGTTTAGGTAAAGGGCCTGCTTATGAAAATGCCGAAGTTCCAGATACTTTTTATGAAGATGGTTACAATGCCGAATTGGCTATTGTTACCATGAAAGACATGTTAGAGAAAAATCCTAACAAACCTTTCTTTTTAGGAATGGGTATGAAAAAACCACATTTAGATTGGTTAGCCCCAAAAAAATATTGGGATATGTACAACCCTGAGGATATTCAATTAGCTAGTCAGACTACTGGTCCTGAAAATGGAGCTGCCATGGGATTACATCCTTCTTTTGAATTGCGTGCAAGGTATGGAATTCCTAAAAAAGGGCCTATTGATGATGAAATGGCAAGAACTTTAAAACATGCTTACTTAGCTTGTGTTTCTTATATCGATGCTCAAATAGGAAAAATGATTAATGCTCTTGATGAAGCTGGAATACGAGACAATACTATTATTATTGTTTGGAGCGATCATGGTTGGCATTTAGGAGATATGGGGATTTGGGGAAAAGCCACCAATTATGAAATTGGTACTCGTGTTCCACTAATGATTTGGACACCTGATATGCCAAAAGAAAATAGAGGAAAAACTTCTGAAGCATTAGTAGAATTAGTAGACATGTATCCTACCCTATGTGAATTAGCAGGAATTGAACAACCAAAACATTTAGAAGGACAAAGTTTTGCTCCTTTATTAACCACCCCTAATAAACCTTGGAAACAAGCTGTATTTAGTCAATTTCCAAATCCAGCATTAAGAGAATGGGCTGCAAATCCTTTATCAAAAGGAATGCGCGAAACCTATTTTGGCCCTTTAATCAAAGAACAAGAAACTAAAATAAAGAAACAACAAGGAGACAAATGGGATAGAGATTTGTTTGAAAATAGATTGATGGGATATGCAATGCGCACAGACCAATACAGAATCATCATTTGGAAAGATTATCAAAACCCTGAAAAAGAACCTCTATTTATAGAACTATTTGATCATCAAAAAGATCCAAAAGAAACTAAAAACATTGCAAAGGAAAACCCAGAGATTGTAAAATCTTTAATAGCACAATTTAATAAAGGCTGGAAAGGTAATCTTGCTAAATAA
- a CDS encoding sulfatase: MRFLFLYLFTLSTSITINIYSQQKKSSNKPNILFIAIDDLRPELKCYGSNIAISPNIDKIANQGLLFKNAYCQQAICGPSRASILTGIRPETSGVFHNYIKFREANPNVVTLPQLFKNNGYETVYTGKIFHHGDLDDDQSWSRLPAIDSMKLKGIKNPVGFALEQNLKERSETRKKMISQYGEVAKYGLASGAAYECADVPDNTYTDGYNTELAIATMKEMLKKNDKPFFLGLGFNKPHLNWVAPKKYWDLYDKSKIELAIDNKSPKDGAEMGLHASFELRVRNGIPKKGTLDNNLERTLKHAYLACVSYVDAQIGKMINALDKAGVRENTIIIIWSDHGYHLGDMGIWGKATNYEIATRVPLIIWTPNMPLSSKGKKTDALIELVDIYPTLAELAKLPIPKVVEGTSFVPLINNLNTPWKTAAFSQFPTPALREWGAYPLRPAMRETYFGPLIKEVEGRIKKQQKNNWNRSLFENTLMGYAMRTKQYRFVVWKDRANPQKQPIYFELYDHNKDPLETKNIAKSHPKLVKKLLIQFNKGWKGNTPTI; the protein is encoded by the coding sequence ATGAGATTTTTATTCTTATACTTATTTACACTAAGCACTAGTATTACTATCAACATTTATAGCCAACAAAAAAAATCATCTAATAAGCCAAATATCCTATTTATAGCTATTGATGATTTACGACCAGAGTTAAAATGTTACGGTTCTAATATTGCCATTAGTCCCAATATAGATAAAATAGCAAATCAAGGATTACTTTTTAAAAATGCCTATTGTCAACAAGCTATTTGCGGCCCATCTAGAGCAAGTATTTTAACAGGAATTAGACCAGAAACAAGTGGGGTATTTCATAACTACATAAAATTTAGAGAGGCTAATCCCAACGTTGTAACACTTCCACAACTTTTTAAAAACAATGGCTATGAAACAGTTTATACAGGTAAAATTTTTCATCATGGTGATTTAGATGATGACCAATCGTGGAGTAGATTACCAGCCATTGATAGTATGAAATTAAAAGGAATAAAAAATCCTGTAGGTTTTGCTTTAGAACAAAACTTAAAAGAAAGAAGTGAAACAAGAAAAAAGATGATTAGCCAATATGGGGAAGTCGCAAAATACGGTTTAGCTTCCGGAGCAGCCTATGAGTGTGCCGATGTACCAGACAACACCTACACAGATGGTTACAATACCGAATTAGCTATTGCAACCATGAAAGAAATGTTGAAGAAAAATGATAAACCATTTTTTTTAGGACTCGGTTTTAACAAACCTCATTTGAATTGGGTTGCTCCTAAAAAATATTGGGATTTATATGACAAGAGCAAAATTGAACTAGCTATAGATAATAAAAGTCCAAAAGATGGAGCCGAAATGGGACTACACGCTTCTTTTGAACTAAGAGTAAGAAATGGCATCCCTAAAAAAGGAACACTAGATAACAATTTAGAGAGAACATTAAAACATGCCTATTTAGCATGTGTAAGCTATGTAGATGCTCAGATAGGAAAAATGATTAACGCTCTTGATAAAGCTGGTGTTAGAGAAAACACTATCATAATTATTTGGAGCGATCATGGTTATCACTTAGGGGATATGGGTATTTGGGGAAAAGCTACCAATTATGAAATAGCAACTCGTGTGCCTTTGATTATTTGGACACCAAATATGCCTTTATCAAGCAAAGGAAAAAAAACAGATGCTTTAATTGAGCTGGTTGATATATATCCAACATTAGCAGAGTTAGCAAAATTACCAATTCCTAAAGTTGTAGAAGGAACTAGTTTTGTTCCGTTAATAAACAACCTAAACACCCCATGGAAAACAGCTGCTTTTAGTCAATTTCCAACTCCTGCATTAAGAGAATGGGGAGCTTATCCATTAAGACCTGCAATGCGTGAAACTTATTTTGGACCTTTAATTAAAGAAGTTGAAGGTCGTATTAAGAAACAACAAAAAAACAATTGGAATAGAAGTTTATTTGAAAACACATTAATGGGCTATGCCATGCGTACCAAACAGTACCGATTTGTGGTTTGGAAAGACAGGGCTAACCCACAAAAACAACCAATATATTTTGAGCTATACGATCACAACAAAGATCCTTTAGAAACCAAAAACATAGCCAAATCACATCCAAAATTAGTTAAGAAACTACTCATCCAATTTAATAAAGGTTGGAAAGGTAACACTCCAACAATATAA
- a CDS encoding MFS transporter — translation MSPFQKNAFTYSTIVAMGGFVFGLDAALISGAFKFITAEFNLNEWQVGSLGFGPGIGVLIALPLAAWSSNTYGRKATLKIIAALYLISALGSAFAPSFITLFAARFLGGLAFSSITLAAMYIGEISPAKWRGKLVSMTQINIVIGLTAAYFINYWLLQVTNSDAEWVNTLGLREYTWRWMLGIEIVPALIWFGLLFIVPRSPAWLVYKGKLEEAKKTLTKVIPLIEIDEHVSDMQNSVAQSNRDRSVGSQLKEIFSKKMSIVAIIGFTMAIVQQSTGINAVLTYAPTVMEQLGLGEDAAFEQAIWVGLTSVIFTILSLILIDKMGRRPMMIYGLIWVILSLGICAYGFGSAKYEVTNQAILEMKEIPNINKLETLIGKQYASDIEFKEAIKSVMGDVSARDNSSLFLQKAAVLNATLILIGILSFIAAFHFSVGPIMWVLLSEIFPISLRGIAIPFFALLSSTISALTQFFFPWQLANMGASTIFLFYAGLVFIGLVILYKFLPETKNLTIEEIQKKLKI, via the coding sequence ATGAGTCCTTTTCAAAAAAATGCCTTTACATATTCTACCATAGTAGCCATGGGAGGTTTTGTGTTTGGTTTAGATGCTGCTTTAATTTCAGGTGCATTTAAATTTATTACTGCGGAATTCAATCTTAATGAATGGCAAGTAGGATCATTAGGTTTTGGACCTGGAATTGGTGTTTTAATAGCACTGCCATTAGCAGCATGGTCTAGTAACACATACGGACGTAAAGCAACCTTAAAAATTATAGCAGCACTTTACTTAATATCCGCTTTAGGTTCTGCTTTTGCACCCTCATTCATCACTTTATTTGCTGCCCGTTTTTTAGGAGGATTAGCATTTAGTTCTATCACTTTAGCAGCCATGTATATTGGAGAAATATCACCTGCAAAGTGGAGAGGTAAATTAGTTTCTATGACCCAAATAAATATCGTAATAGGTTTAACAGCTGCTTATTTTATCAATTATTGGTTATTGCAAGTCACAAACTCTGATGCCGAATGGGTAAATACATTAGGATTAAGAGAATATACATGGAGATGGATGTTGGGAATAGAAATTGTTCCTGCTTTAATTTGGTTTGGACTACTATTTATAGTACCTCGTAGTCCTGCTTGGTTGGTTTATAAAGGGAAATTAGAAGAAGCTAAAAAAACCTTAACCAAGGTAATTCCTCTAATTGAAATAGACGAGCACGTAAGCGATATGCAAAACAGTGTGGCTCAAAGTAATAGAGATAGATCCGTTGGCTCACAGCTAAAAGAAATATTTAGTAAAAAAATGAGTATTGTAGCCATTATTGGATTTACAATGGCCATTGTGCAACAATCAACAGGTATTAACGCAGTACTAACCTATGCTCCTACTGTTATGGAACAATTAGGTTTAGGAGAAGATGCTGCTTTTGAACAAGCTATTTGGGTTGGATTAACTAGTGTTATATTTACCATACTATCCTTAATTTTAATTGATAAAATGGGTAGACGACCTATGATGATTTACGGATTGATTTGGGTTATTTTAAGTTTAGGGATTTGTGCTTATGGTTTTGGATCAGCAAAGTATGAAGTTACAAATCAGGCTATTTTAGAAATGAAAGAAATTCCAAACATAAACAAGCTAGAAACACTAATTGGTAAGCAATACGCTTCGGATATTGAATTTAAAGAAGCTATTAAATCAGTAATGGGTGATGTTTCTGCAAGAGATAACTCAAGTTTGTTTTTACAAAAAGCAGCAGTATTAAATGCAACACTAATTTTAATTGGTATTTTAAGCTTTATTGCCGCCTTTCATTTTTCTGTAGGCCCTATAATGTGGGTTTTACTTTCAGAAATTTTCCCAATATCACTAAGAGGTATTGCTATTCCTTTTTTCGCATTACTTTCAAGTACCATAAGTGCTTTAACTCAGTTTTTCTTTCCATGGCAACTTGCTAACATGGGAGCAAGTACCATATTTTTATTCTATGCTGGATTAGTTTTTATAGGTTTAGTAATCTTATATAAGTTTTTACCAGAAACCAAAAACTTAACTATTGAAGAGATTCAAAAAAAGCTAAAAATATAG
- a CDS encoding CRTAC1 family protein, with amino-acid sequence MYTKNNYIFFAKTIFCSFLTFLLSQDGLFAQTTEQNVSFTEVFKEFPRQEKNLRKWDAPVVADLDKDGYPDLLINDHGYGIQVCWNNKGKFAKPYDIIMGDLHGVSVGDINNDGQLEVIMSRGGGSGSNARNSKIYTVKGRKFIPLADFNPPLEMMRGRTVKFIDGDNDGDLDLLNFAFPDAEKKGKSENYIYKNNGEGILHLSSTLPAIKVDGQKTLVTDFNNDNILDIILYGHGNVIAYQGNGDLTYKDVTEKIFPFDISDVTGIAELDYDNDGDFDLYFTRGEDFKKGETFYDNKSQTMGFYTKRGEFQFDDLEVGDVLNLENFQSQWPNNDTYYIGEASYDYEFKGETHSGKDIQLVNSDALGFPDNANYKDKKGWYIGYVGNDSWRIAGYLFAPSTGIVHDVKKYKTSKHPEGLNDFLLENKNGRFKDATKQADIFFKEHSVAVKTADFDNNGFQDVLVIKRGNLIHQNEAIIYLNNGDAKFKKLEKHNVISTELGAIGMAVETIDYNLDGKVDIVIGNERGKWHLFKNEISASQKNNFITVKVGKSKSGKATTLGALVEVTSGKNKQIQRIGSTGAAYSLSHNNFAHFGLGNNTVAKVKVTWSNGETQSQTISALNSIIEIKN; translated from the coding sequence ATGTACACTAAGAACAATTATATATTTTTTGCTAAGACTATCTTTTGTAGTTTTTTAACCTTCCTCCTTTCTCAGGATGGTCTGTTTGCACAAACTACAGAACAAAATGTTTCTTTTACAGAAGTCTTTAAAGAATTCCCTAGACAAGAAAAGAATTTAAGAAAATGGGATGCACCAGTGGTTGCAGATTTAGATAAAGATGGATATCCAGATTTACTAATAAACGATCATGGTTATGGTATTCAAGTATGTTGGAACAACAAGGGAAAATTTGCAAAACCTTATGATATTATTATGGGAGATTTGCACGGTGTTTCTGTTGGTGACATTAACAACGATGGACAACTAGAGGTGATCATGTCTCGTGGTGGTGGCTCTGGGAGCAATGCTAGAAACTCTAAAATTTACACGGTAAAAGGGCGTAAATTCATCCCCCTAGCCGATTTTAATCCTCCTTTAGAAATGATGAGAGGAAGAACCGTAAAATTTATTGATGGTGATAATGATGGGGATTTAGATTTGTTAAACTTTGCTTTTCCAGATGCTGAAAAAAAAGGAAAAAGTGAGAATTACATATACAAAAATAATGGAGAAGGAATCCTTCACCTTAGCTCAACATTACCCGCAATTAAAGTTGATGGTCAAAAAACGTTAGTCACAGATTTTAACAATGATAACATACTAGACATTATTTTGTATGGTCATGGAAATGTTATTGCTTATCAAGGTAATGGAGACTTAACTTATAAAGATGTTACCGAAAAAATATTCCCTTTTGATATTTCTGATGTAACAGGTATTGCCGAATTAGACTATGATAACGATGGTGATTTTGACCTTTATTTTACAAGAGGTGAAGATTTTAAAAAAGGAGAAACTTTTTATGACAATAAAAGTCAAACTATGGGATTTTATACCAAGCGTGGCGAATTTCAATTTGATGATTTAGAAGTTGGAGATGTTTTAAACTTAGAAAATTTTCAATCACAATGGCCAAACAACGACACTTATTATATTGGAGAAGCTTCTTATGATTATGAATTCAAAGGGGAAACACACTCTGGTAAAGATATTCAATTGGTAAATAGTGATGCTTTAGGTTTTCCCGATAATGCCAATTATAAAGACAAAAAAGGTTGGTATATAGGGTATGTTGGAAATGATAGTTGGCGAATTGCAGGTTATTTATTTGCACCATCAACAGGAATTGTTCACGATGTAAAAAAATATAAAACATCTAAACATCCTGAAGGATTAAATGATTTCCTTTTAGAAAATAAAAACGGACGTTTTAAAGATGCTACCAAACAAGCAGATATATTTTTTAAAGAACATTCTGTTGCGGTTAAAACTGCAGATTTTGACAATAATGGATTTCAAGATGTTTTAGTCATCAAAAGAGGAAATTTAATTCATCAAAACGAAGCTATCATCTATTTAAACAACGGTGATGCTAAGTTTAAAAAACTAGAAAAACACAATGTTATTTCTACCGAATTAGGAGCTATTGGAATGGCGGTTGAAACCATTGACTATAACCTTGACGGAAAAGTAGATATTGTTATAGGAAACGAACGTGGAAAATGGCATTTATTCAAAAATGAAATTTCTGCATCTCAAAAAAATAATTTCATCACTGTTAAAGTTGGAAAATCTAAATCTGGAAAAGCAACTACCTTAGGTGCTCTTGTAGAAGTTACATCGGGTAAGAACAAACAAATACAACGTATAGGAAGTACAGGAGCTGCTTATTCGTTAAGTCACAATAACTTTGCTCATTTTGGTTTAGGAAATAATACTGTTGCAAAAGTAAAAGTAACTTGGAGCAATGGAGAAACACAAAGTCAAACTATTTCTGCTTTAAACAGCATTATAGAAATCAAAAATTAA
- a CDS encoding FAD-dependent oxidoreductase, translated as MKRRDFFTKGTTVAVAGSMLPLITSSCASSKDVVYDRNEDKWYHLGTGKTGKPNRKPTVNYDVAVIGGGAAGICAAVAAARNGSKTVLIQDRSVLGGNASSEIRVHLNGVNNLKGKAERETGIIEEILLHNRFENEQESFPVFDHVLYDFVVREPNLTLMLNTQAIEAVMHGDRIKCAMCWQYTTEKMYTINAPIFIDCSGDGLLAASSGAEYRTGREGKAEFDETFAPDKPDGWQMGATLLMSSKDMGKPMSYTPPSYAIKYSHEGAHKKRKFAGFQDGIWWIEIGSDDDIIGDAEENRHKLMAYLHGVWDYIKNSGNFPEAKNLALDWVGSIPGRRESRRFIGDYILSEKDMTQHKHFNDAVAFGGWSLDEHNPAGIQNISEPPSYFHYHFKEVYQFPFRSLYSKNVKNLMFAGRNVSQTHIALSSSRIMATCALQGQAVGTAAAICIKRNVFPRQVGQEYINELQEQLLRDDVYIPKRPANDSLDISKKANLLFASSTSSGNVNNLINGISRDIDGKINHWQSDGLPAEIQLEWETPVILSKVELKCDTNLQRNIMMRKDSRNDELYGNHVPKEMLKSLSCEGRVNGQWIKLGEINANRTRLIKFNFEPNKVTAIKLKMTETYGAKNVKLFEIRCYA; from the coding sequence ATGAAAAGAAGAGATTTTTTCACAAAAGGAACTACTGTTGCTGTTGCAGGTAGTATGCTACCATTAATCACAAGTTCTTGTGCAAGTTCAAAAGATGTTGTTTATGATAGAAATGAAGACAAATGGTATCATTTAGGAACAGGAAAGACAGGAAAGCCAAATAGAAAACCAACTGTTAATTATGATGTTGCCGTTATTGGAGGCGGTGCAGCGGGTATATGTGCTGCAGTTGCTGCTGCAAGAAACGGAAGTAAAACTGTACTTATTCAAGATAGATCTGTTTTAGGAGGTAATGCATCTAGTGAAATTCGTGTACACTTAAATGGTGTTAATAATCTTAAAGGAAAAGCAGAAAGAGAAACTGGAATTATTGAAGAAATTTTATTACACAATCGTTTTGAAAATGAGCAAGAATCTTTTCCCGTATTTGATCATGTGTTATATGACTTTGTTGTTAGAGAACCTAATTTAACTTTAATGTTAAATACCCAAGCTATTGAAGCTGTAATGCATGGAGACCGAATAAAATGTGCTATGTGTTGGCAATACACCACCGAGAAAATGTACACCATTAACGCCCCAATATTTATAGACTGCTCAGGTGATGGATTATTAGCAGCATCTTCTGGAGCTGAATATAGAACTGGAAGAGAAGGAAAAGCTGAATTTGATGAAACCTTTGCTCCTGACAAACCAGATGGATGGCAAATGGGGGCAACACTTTTAATGTCCTCTAAAGATATGGGAAAACCTATGAGCTACACTCCCCCATCTTACGCCATAAAATATTCACACGAGGGAGCTCATAAAAAAAGAAAATTTGCAGGTTTTCAAGATGGTATATGGTGGATAGAAATAGGAAGTGATGATGATATTATTGGCGATGCAGAAGAAAACAGACATAAACTAATGGCTTATCTTCATGGTGTTTGGGATTATATCAAAAATTCTGGAAATTTTCCTGAAGCTAAAAACTTAGCACTTGACTGGGTGGGATCTATCCCTGGGCGTAGAGAGTCTAGAAGATTTATAGGAGATTATATTCTTTCCGAAAAAGACATGACACAACATAAACATTTTAATGATGCTGTTGCTTTTGGAGGCTGGTCTTTAGATGAGCATAATCCAGCTGGTATTCAAAACATCTCGGAACCGCCTAGTTATTTTCACTATCATTTTAAAGAAGTTTATCAATTTCCATTTAGGAGTTTATATTCAAAAAACGTTAAAAACTTAATGTTTGCTGGTAGAAATGTTAGTCAAACTCACATTGCTTTATCATCAAGTAGAATTATGGCAACCTGTGCGCTACAAGGACAAGCCGTTGGAACAGCCGCAGCTATTTGTATAAAAAGAAATGTTTTTCCAAGACAAGTTGGACAAGAGTATATAAATGAATTACAAGAGCAATTATTAAGAGATGATGTTTACATCCCTAAAAGACCTGCTAATGACAGTTTAGATATCTCTAAAAAAGCAAACTTATTATTTGCCAGCTCTACTTCATCAGGAAACGTAAATAATTTAATCAATGGTATTTCTAGAGACATTGATGGAAAAATAAATCATTGGCAATCTGATGGTCTTCCGGCAGAAATACAATTAGAATGGGAAACTCCTGTTATTTTATCTAAAGTTGAATTAAAATGTGACACTAATTTACAACGTAACATTATGATGAGGAAAGACAGTAGAAATGATGAATTATATGGAAATCATGTGCCTAAAGAAATGTTAAAATCATTAAGTTGTGAAGGTAGAGTAAATGGACAATGGATTAAATTGGGAGAAATTAACGCCAACAGAACACGTTTAATTAAATTTAATTTTGAGCCGAATAAAGTAACTGCTATAAAACTAAAAATGACAGAAACCTATGGTGCTAAAAATGTAAAATTGTTTGAGATTCGTTGTTATGCTTAA
- a CDS encoding glycoside hydrolase family 127 protein, with the protein MSTNIHHRAITNNSESPYAKLKSINFGDCTWNSGFWAEKVKSAEEKMLPYMGDLLCGDIGHGLNNFKIAAGDKTGEHKGFYWHDGDFFKFMEAKMYVYGLTKNESILKELDEYIDIIGRAQEEDGYIHTHVQITEGVDRFENRKYHEMYNFGHLFIAGSVHYRITGQRNFLDIAIKMADLLIAYFMPDTKHYQRFGFNQTQIMGLVELYRTTKNKKYLQLAEKFINRRGTYEIKHDSTTLGYPIGDMVQERTPLRESKEAVGHAVLALYYYAGAADVYAETGEKALIDALDALWENVTGKKMYVTGAVGQAHYGASTSLDMIEEGFIDAYMMPNMTAYNETCANLCNAMFSSRMLAIHEQSRFADIIELVLYNSGLSGIGIDGKDYFYSNPLRMVNNSRDYNSHADVTESPVRQPYLECFCCPPNLVRTICKSSGWAYNLSENGVAVVLFGANNLDTKMLDGSPLKLSQDTDYPWKGLVKITVDECKDSAFDIKIRIPKWAVGSTLKVNGTPVSTTITPGTFAIINRTWEAGDVITLDMPMEINLIEGHNRIEEVRNQVAVKRGPIVYCVETPDLPKDTSILDVYLKGDTTLQAVHKNDFLGGVTVIETELLLREGKTDDMYQAVTKPVFKSHKTQLVPYFAWSNRGQAEMTVFMPIVWNY; encoded by the coding sequence ATGAGCACTAATATTCATCATAGAGCAATCACAAATAATTCAGAAAGTCCTTACGCAAAATTAAAGAGTATCAATTTTGGTGATTGTACTTGGAATAGCGGTTTTTGGGCTGAAAAAGTAAAATCTGCAGAAGAAAAAATGTTACCATATATGGGAGATCTTTTATGTGGTGATATTGGTCATGGTTTAAACAATTTTAAAATTGCTGCAGGTGATAAAACAGGAGAACACAAAGGTTTTTATTGGCACGATGGTGACTTTTTTAAGTTTATGGAAGCCAAAATGTACGTTTATGGTTTAACTAAAAACGAATCTATATTAAAAGAATTAGATGAGTATATAGATATTATTGGTAGAGCTCAAGAAGAGGATGGTTACATACATACTCATGTACAAATAACAGAAGGTGTAGATCGTTTTGAAAACAGAAAATATCACGAAATGTACAATTTTGGACACTTGTTTATTGCAGGGTCTGTGCATTATAGAATTACTGGTCAACGTAATTTTTTAGATATCGCTATTAAAATGGCCGATTTATTAATCGCTTATTTTATGCCTGACACCAAACATTATCAACGTTTTGGTTTTAATCAAACGCAAATTATGGGATTGGTAGAGCTATACAGAACTACCAAAAACAAAAAATATTTGCAATTAGCAGAAAAGTTTATCAACAGAAGAGGAACGTATGAAATTAAGCACGATTCAACCACATTAGGTTATCCTATTGGAGATATGGTACAAGAAAGAACTCCTTTAAGGGAATCTAAAGAAGCTGTTGGACACGCCGTTTTAGCTTTATATTATTATGCTGGAGCAGCAGACGTATATGCAGAAACAGGAGAAAAAGCATTAATTGATGCTTTAGATGCTTTGTGGGAAAACGTTACCGGAAAAAAAATGTACGTTACAGGAGCTGTTGGACAAGCACACTACGGAGCCTCTACCAGCTTAGACATGATTGAAGAAGGTTTTATTGATGCCTATATGATGCCTAACATGACTGCTTATAACGAAACTTGTGCAAATTTATGTAATGCCATGTTTAGCAGCAGAATGTTAGCTATACACGAACAATCTAGATTTGCTGATATTATAGAATTGGTTTTATACAACAGTGGTTTGTCTGGAATTGGTATTGATGGTAAAGACTATTTTTACTCTAACCCATTAAGAATGGTTAACAATTCTAGAGATTACAACTCACATGCAGATGTTACTGAAAGTCCAGTTAGACAACCTTACTTAGAATGTTTTTGTTGTCCTCCAAACTTGGTAAGAACCATTTGTAAAAGTTCAGGATGGGCTTATAATTTATCAGAAAATGGAGTTGCCGTTGTTTTATTTGGAGCCAACAACTTAGACACTAAAATGTTAGACGGATCTCCTTTAAAATTATCACAAGACACAGATTACCCTTGGAAAGGATTGGTAAAAATAACAGTTGATGAATGTAAAGATTCAGCTTTTGATATTAAAATAAGAATTCCAAAATGGGCTGTTGGTAGTACTTTAAAAGTAAACGGAACTCCAGTTTCTACAACTATCACTCCAGGAACATTTGCTATAATTAACAGAACTTGGGAAGCAGGTGATGTGATTACTTTAGACATGCCAATGGAAATAAATTTAATTGAAGGACACAATAGAATTGAAGAAGTAAGAAATCAAGTTGCTGTAAAAAGAGGTCCAATAGTATATTGTGTAGAAACTCCAGACTTGCCAAAAGACACTTCTATTTTAGATGTTTATTTAAAAGGTGATACAACATTACAAGCCGTTCATAAAAATGATTTCTTAGGAGGTGTAACTGTTATTGAAACAGAACTGTTATTACGCGAAGGAAAAACAGATGACATGTACCAAGCCGTTACAAAACCTGTTTTTAAATCACACAAAACACAATTGGTGCCTTATTTTGCTTGGAGCAATAGAGGTCAAGCAGAAATGACTGTATTTATGCCAATAGTTTGGAATTATTAG